In one window of Pseudomonas sp. IAC-BECa141 DNA:
- a CDS encoding phosphatase translates to MPQAEALPLTAPTLTAVLFGLSGCLVDFGARARHHASIGPEHADTTPGALDSLRSLQHQQIPCAWLDELSTACTQVLSSALPDWIKPSQHSATIKPWPAPNACWQALMGLNVDRLDGCVLVSGEPRLLQSGLNAGLWTIGLASCGSLCGLAPSEWQALSQKEREQLRGKATVQLFGLGVHSVIDHLGELDTCLADISLRRLKGEKP, encoded by the coding sequence ATGCCTCAAGCCGAAGCCTTGCCCCTCACGGCCCCGACGCTGACCGCGGTGCTGTTCGGACTCAGCGGCTGTCTGGTGGACTTCGGTGCCCGCGCCCGTCATCACGCCAGTATCGGCCCGGAACACGCCGATACCACACCCGGCGCCCTCGACAGCCTGCGCAGCCTTCAGCACCAGCAAATTCCCTGCGCCTGGCTCGACGAGCTGTCCACGGCCTGCACTCAAGTGCTGTCATCGGCGCTGCCGGACTGGATCAAACCGTCGCAACATTCGGCAACAATCAAACCATGGCCGGCGCCCAATGCCTGCTGGCAGGCGTTGATGGGCTTGAATGTCGATCGTCTCGACGGTTGCGTGCTGGTCAGCGGTGAACCGCGCCTGCTGCAATCGGGCCTCAATGCCGGGCTGTGGACCATTGGCCTGGCGTCCTGCGGTTCACTGTGCGGCCTGGCGCCGAGCGAATGGCAGGCCCTGAGCCAGAAGGAACGCGAACAATTGCGCGGCAAGGCGACGGTGCAGTTGTTCGGCCTCGGCGTGCACTCGGTGATCGATCATCTGGGCGAACTCGACACCTGTCTGGCGGACATCAGCCTGCGTCGCCTCAAAGGCGAAAAGCCCTGA
- a CDS encoding DUF4404 family protein gives MPAQELQKQLNALREQLDQNPPLTEAERADLHALMAQIESEIKLETATQDSSIADGVNLAVDRFELEHPAIAGTLRNIMNSLVSMGI, from the coding sequence ATGCCCGCTCAAGAACTGCAAAAACAGCTCAATGCCCTGCGCGAGCAACTGGATCAAAATCCTCCGCTGACCGAAGCCGAGCGCGCTGATCTACATGCGCTGATGGCACAGATCGAATCCGAAATAAAACTGGAGACCGCGACTCAAGATTCCAGCATCGCCGATGGTGTCAATCTGGCAGTTGATCGCTTCGAACTCGAACACCCTGCCATCGCCGGCACATTGCGCAACATCATGAATTCCCTGGTCAGCATGGGCATCTGA
- the queF gene encoding NADPH-dependent 7-cyano-7-deazaguanine reductase QueF (Catalyzes the NADPH-dependent reduction of 7-cyano-7-deazaguanine (preQ0) to 7-aminomethyl-7-deazaguanine (preQ1) in queuosine biosynthesis), whose product MHPAAEHSPLGKSSEYIATYTPSLLFPIPRTAKWAELGLTAETLPYKGVDFWNCFELSWLLPSGKPVVAIGEFSIPADSPNIIESKSFKLYLNSLNQTPFADIESLEATLVKDLSAAAGKPVGVRVRSLKDVEAEGVVALPGVCIDDLDISVSNYEHPRPELLRCDDSRVVEESVHSHLLKSNCPVTSQPDWGSVVVEYRGAALDHASLLEYIVSFRQHSDFHEQCVERIFLDLQRLLKPEKLTVFARYVRRGGLDINPYRSTESVQLPNHRLVRQ is encoded by the coding sequence ATGCATCCCGCAGCCGAACATTCGCCGCTGGGCAAGTCCAGCGAATACATCGCCACGTACACACCGTCCCTGCTGTTTCCGATTCCGCGCACCGCGAAATGGGCCGAGCTGGGCCTGACCGCCGAAACCCTGCCGTATAAAGGCGTGGATTTCTGGAACTGCTTCGAGCTGTCGTGGCTGCTGCCGTCGGGCAAACCGGTGGTGGCAATCGGTGAATTCAGCATTCCGGCGGATTCGCCGAACATCATCGAATCCAAGTCGTTCAAGCTGTACCTGAACTCGCTGAACCAGACGCCGTTTGCCGATATCGAAAGCCTGGAAGCAACGCTGGTCAAGGATCTGTCCGCCGCCGCCGGCAAACCGGTGGGCGTGCGGGTTCGCAGCCTGAAAGATGTCGAAGCTGAAGGTGTTGTCGCGCTGCCGGGCGTGTGCATCGACGATCTTGATATCAGCGTCAGCAACTACGAACATCCGCGTCCTGAACTGCTGCGCTGTGACGATTCGCGTGTGGTCGAGGAGAGCGTGCACAGTCATCTGCTCAAATCCAACTGCCCGGTGACCAGCCAGCCGGACTGGGGCAGCGTGGTGGTGGAATACAGAGGCGCGGCGCTGGATCACGCCAGCCTGCTGGAATACATCGTCAGCTTCCGTCAGCACTCGGACTTCCACGAGCAATGCGTGGAGCGGATCTTCCTCGACCTGCAACGCCTGTTGAAACCGGAAAAACTCACCGTGTTCGCGCGTTACGTGCGTCGGGGCGGGCTGGACATCAACCCGTACCGCAGCACCGAAAGCGTGCAACTGCCGAACCACCGTCTGGTTCGTCAATAA
- a CDS encoding plastocyanin/azurin family copper-binding protein — translation MFLRNRLALAACLLALSSPLWASPAHTYDFGQPAPAAKATRSIEVVMGDMSFDPKAIEIKAGETVRFVLVNKGQLLHEFNLGDAAMHAKHQQEMLQMQQSGMLTPTSMKEMSHDMAGMDHGSMGHGMKHDDPNSVLVEPGKTAELTWTFSKAVNLEFACNIPGHYQAGMVGKLTVSQ, via the coding sequence ATGTTTTTGCGCAACCGTCTGGCCCTTGCCGCGTGTCTGCTCGCGCTGAGTTCGCCGCTGTGGGCATCACCGGCGCACACTTATGACTTCGGCCAGCCGGCCCCGGCGGCCAAGGCCACCCGCAGCATTGAAGTGGTGATGGGCGATATGAGCTTCGATCCGAAGGCGATCGAGATCAAGGCCGGTGAGACCGTTCGTTTTGTGCTGGTGAATAAAGGCCAGTTGCTGCACGAATTCAACCTTGGCGACGCGGCGATGCATGCAAAACACCAGCAGGAAATGTTGCAGATGCAGCAAAGCGGCATGCTCACGCCGACCAGCATGAAGGAAATGTCCCACGATATGGCGGGCATGGATCACGGCTCGATGGGGCATGGAATGAAGCACGACGACCCCAACAGCGTGCTGGTGGAGCCGGGCAAGACCGCCGAGTTGACCTGGACCTTCAGCAAAGCGGTGAACCTGGAATTTGCGTGCAACATTCCCGGGCATTACCAGGCCGGAATGGTCGGCAAACTGACTGTCAGTCAGTAA
- a CDS encoding heavy metal response regulator transcription factor: MKLLIVEDQPKTGQYLRQGLTEAGFNTELVADGTTGQQLALSGDYALLILDVMLPGRNGWQILQAVRSAGLETPILFLTAKDTVEDRVHGLELGADDYLVKPFAFSELLARVRSLLRRGSSTPQETSLRLADLSLDLIRRRVERSGQRIDLTAKEFALLEMLLRRQGEVLPKSLIASQVWDMNFDSDTNVIEVAIRRLRLKIDDDFPNKLIHTVRGMGYVLEERAD; this comes from the coding sequence ATGAAACTGCTGATCGTCGAAGACCAACCGAAAACCGGCCAGTACCTGCGCCAGGGCCTGACCGAAGCCGGTTTCAACACCGAACTGGTGGCCGATGGCACCACCGGCCAGCAATTGGCGTTGAGCGGCGACTATGCGTTGCTGATCCTCGACGTGATGCTGCCGGGTCGCAATGGCTGGCAGATCCTGCAAGCGGTACGCAGCGCCGGTCTGGAAACGCCGATCCTGTTTCTGACCGCCAAGGACACCGTGGAAGACCGGGTTCACGGCCTGGAACTGGGCGCCGACGATTATCTGGTCAAACCGTTCGCCTTCTCTGAACTGCTGGCGCGGGTGCGCAGTCTGTTGCGTCGCGGCAGTTCCACACCTCAGGAAACCAGCCTGCGCCTGGCCGATCTGAGCCTGGACCTGATCCGCCGCCGGGTCGAACGCAGCGGTCAACGCATCGACCTCACCGCCAAGGAGTTCGCCCTGCTGGAAATGCTCCTGCGCCGCCAGGGCGAAGTGCTGCCCAAATCGCTGATCGCCTCACAGGTCTGGGACATGAATTTCGACAGCGACACCAATGTGATCGAAGTGGCGATTCGCCGACTGCGTCTGAAAATCGATGACGACTTCCCGAACAAGCTGATTCACACCGTGCGCGGTATGGGTTACGTCCTGGAAGAGCGTGCCGACTGA
- a CDS encoding heavy metal sensor histidine kinase: MRRLSLSGRLALLFAGCTAAVSLVAGVVFNRASESHFIELDQQLLEGKLLSVRQTLLSGSDATHITDQLSQQGDVSLRISSPEGQRWFGRSLHAPANLPQQPGLATINDNGTDYRLLNAALEPGKPDSPQLTLLLDITHHQHFLQRMQHLIWLTVGLSALATALLGAWAARSGLRPLRRMSAVARGISAQSLNARLPEARMPAELAELAHSFNAMLGRLDDSFQRLSAFSADIAHELRTPLSNLLTHTQVTLTRPRPLEDYREALHSNLEELQWMAQLVNDMLYLAKADHGLLVPKREPLDLAEEADALLEFFAPLAEDAQVSLSRDGAGRFAGDRAMLRRALSNLLDNALRFTPAAGEVRVKVAEQAKSLRVTVENSGEGISAELLPRLFDRFYRADPARQEGTSEHAGLGLAITQSIIRAHGGQIHCESDQGWTRFVIELPKD; the protein is encoded by the coding sequence ATGCGCCGACTGTCCTTGAGCGGCCGGCTGGCGCTGTTGTTCGCTGGCTGCACCGCTGCGGTTTCGTTGGTTGCGGGGGTGGTATTCAATCGGGCCAGCGAAAGCCACTTCATCGAACTCGACCAGCAACTGCTCGAAGGAAAACTGCTCAGCGTGCGTCAGACGCTGTTGAGTGGTAGCGACGCCACGCACATCACCGATCAATTGAGCCAGCAGGGCGATGTCTCACTGCGCATCAGTAGCCCTGAGGGGCAGCGCTGGTTCGGCCGCTCGTTGCATGCCCCGGCGAATCTGCCGCAACAGCCTGGCCTGGCCACCATCAACGACAACGGCACCGACTATCGCCTGCTCAACGCTGCGCTTGAACCGGGAAAACCTGATTCCCCGCAATTGACCTTGTTGCTGGACATCACCCACCACCAGCACTTCCTGCAACGCATGCAGCATCTGATCTGGCTGACCGTCGGCCTTTCGGCGCTGGCCACCGCGCTGCTCGGCGCCTGGGCCGCCCGCAGCGGTCTTCGCCCGTTACGCCGCATGAGTGCGGTGGCCCGTGGGATTTCGGCGCAATCGTTGAATGCCCGACTGCCGGAAGCGCGGATGCCCGCAGAACTTGCGGAATTGGCCCACAGCTTCAACGCCATGCTCGGACGTCTCGATGACTCCTTTCAGCGGCTGTCAGCGTTCTCCGCCGACATCGCCCATGAGCTGCGCACACCGCTGTCCAACCTGCTGACCCACACCCAGGTCACTCTCACCCGCCCTCGCCCCCTCGAAGACTATCGCGAAGCACTGCACAGCAACCTTGAAGAGCTGCAATGGATGGCGCAGTTGGTGAACGACATGCTTTATCTGGCCAAGGCTGACCACGGTTTGCTGGTGCCCAAACGTGAACCGCTGGATCTGGCGGAAGAAGCCGATGCATTGCTGGAGTTTTTTGCGCCGCTGGCCGAAGACGCTCAGGTCAGCCTGAGCCGTGATGGTGCGGGGCGGTTTGCGGGTGATCGCGCGATGTTGCGCCGGGCGCTGTCGAACCTGCTGGATAACGCGTTGCGCTTCACCCCGGCCGCCGGCGAAGTGCGTGTGAAGGTGGCCGAGCAGGCGAAATCCTTGAGGGTGACGGTGGAGAACAGTGGCGAAGGGATTTCTGCAGAGTTGTTGCCGCGCTTGTTCGATCGCTTCTACCGGGCGGATCCGGCGCGCCAGGAAGGCACTAGCGAGCATGCGGGATTGGGGTTGGCGATTACTCAGTCGATCATCCGGGCCCATGGCGGGCAGATTCATTGCGAATCGGATCAGGGCTGGACGCGGTTTGTGATTGAGTTGCCCAAGGATTGA
- a CDS encoding lipoprotein-releasing ABC transporter permease subunit, whose product MFRPLSIFIGTRYTRAKRRNRFVSFISMTSMIGLALGVLAMIVVLSVMNGFQREMSSRILGMVPHATIVGVKPIDDWQPVAAAAMKNPEVTAAVPFTEMEGMLSYKGMMQPIQISGVDPAQEGKVSIVAQHIVQGRLDALKPGEFGVVLGEITARRFRLNVGDKITLIVPEVSTTPGGITPRMQRLNVVGVFKVGAELDGSMGLIHVSDAATMQHWEPNQVQSVRLAVKDLYAAPKVSSDIASGLGADFKADDWTHTQGSLFSAMKMEKTMIGLLLLMIVAVAAFNIIATLIMVVNDKGADIAILRTIGATPRQIMAIFMVQGTVIGIVGTIIGGVLGVIAALNVSEMVGWIERVTGQHIFSSDVYFVSNLPSELQGGDVLLICSAGFILSFLATVYPAWRAAKIEPAHALRYS is encoded by the coding sequence ATGTTCAGACCGTTATCGATCTTTATAGGCACGCGCTATACCCGCGCCAAGCGCCGCAATCGCTTTGTTTCGTTCATTTCGATGACCTCGATGATCGGCCTCGCCCTCGGCGTACTGGCGATGATCGTGGTGTTGTCGGTGATGAACGGCTTCCAGCGCGAAATGAGTTCGCGCATCCTCGGCATGGTGCCTCACGCGACCATTGTCGGCGTCAAGCCGATCGATGACTGGCAGCCAGTCGCCGCCGCTGCGATGAAAAACCCGGAAGTGACGGCTGCGGTGCCGTTCACCGAGATGGAGGGCATGCTGTCCTACAAGGGCATGATGCAGCCGATCCAGATCAGTGGCGTCGACCCGGCCCAGGAAGGCAAGGTGTCGATCGTTGCCCAGCACATCGTTCAGGGCCGTCTCGATGCCTTGAAACCGGGTGAGTTCGGCGTAGTGCTCGGCGAAATCACCGCCCGGCGTTTTCGCCTCAATGTCGGCGACAAGATCACCCTGATTGTCCCGGAAGTCAGCACCACACCGGGCGGCATCACCCCGCGCATGCAGCGGCTGAACGTGGTCGGCGTGTTCAAGGTCGGTGCCGAACTCGACGGTTCCATGGGCCTGATCCACGTCTCCGACGCCGCGACCATGCAGCACTGGGAGCCGAATCAGGTGCAGAGCGTGCGTCTGGCGGTGAAGGATCTGTACGCCGCGCCGAAAGTTTCGTCGGACATTGCCAGCGGCCTCGGCGCCGACTTCAAGGCCGATGACTGGACCCACACCCAGGGCAGCCTGTTCAGCGCGATGAAGATGGAAAAAACCATGATTGGCCTGTTGCTGCTGATGATTGTCGCGGTGGCAGCCTTCAACATCATCGCGACCCTGATCATGGTGGTTAACGACAAGGGTGCCGACATCGCGATCCTGCGCACTATCGGCGCCACACCGCGCCAGATCATGGCGATCTTCATGGTGCAGGGCACGGTGATCGGCATCGTCGGCACCATTATCGGTGGCGTTCTGGGCGTGATTGCCGCGCTGAATGTCAGTGAGATGGTGGGTTGGATCGAGCGAGTGACCGGGCAGCACATCTTCAGTTCGGACGTCTACTTCGTCAGCAACCTGCCATCGGAGTTGCAGGGCGGCGATGTCCTGCTGATCTGCTCGGCAGGCTTCATCCTCAGCTTCCTGGCCACCGTTTATCCAGCGTGGCGGGCGGCGAAGATCGAACCGGCGCACGCCTTGAGATATTCGTAA